A section of the Verrucomicrobiota bacterium genome encodes:
- a CDS encoding PQQ-binding-like beta-propeller repeat protein, which yields MPKRWTHRRILKCSLALVVILIAGVVVVVGGACIITTTGFFDKLSPGIQRQVLHIALLAPVDHHDDYIHLIYIGDESSVPFLIWSLRWEERSPDGSMVCTKAHCLEALEQITNNDPGCEHEDWQRWWRANRRKSRREWIFDGFKAAGYVVSDPLDEESICVLLAASVDRAQHLRDHAQALLDRVPPSTLLRCAHRATESQSPKQRLGGATALTVIGGEGTIERLRLLTADKDAIVARCTLGLLNSVLRREMPSCHEACLVWRGTLPFRPDLVQAVSSENTVLLVHAGSSRMRNDAGMVLAFNLAEKKPAWHYELPGPLAEGTVGSGSRIFLACADDSVHCLDASTGALLWQREREPSAQRKRRVRPPASPGTFTGHVAATGDRVFLACADGCVRCLDASSGVVLWERDKEPLTCQTTPRRPPGSGALAALTELGGSVGVLDGGLLWAFDQTNGHTLWSLPGERIEAGPFAVRDALYALTARNTLLRISLTGEALAGIVVGDPHTFLLRDSFCQVVVAEETVCVVTGHDRGEIACYSIPSLSKLWQREVGQVHDSFLLSQDCYIVRTSYPHAILALDRSSGTPLWGTQERATLLGLVGPQQLAVINSKRKIELRSVRTGEVQHLYKEPVLDDYPWASVCGDLIVALDKEGRTWFLRLPDAASEPDAGGPSS from the coding sequence ATGCCCAAGCGGTGGACTCATCGCCGGATCCTCAAGTGCTCCCTGGCGCTTGTCGTCATACTGATCGCCGGCGTTGTCGTGGTGGTCGGCGGCGCCTGCATCATCACGACGACAGGTTTCTTCGACAAGCTCTCGCCGGGCATCCAGCGCCAGGTCCTTCACATAGCCCTGCTCGCCCCCGTCGACCATCACGACGACTACATCCACCTGATCTACATCGGCGATGAGTCCTCCGTGCCTTTCCTTATCTGGAGTCTTCGCTGGGAAGAGCGGTCTCCGGATGGGTCGATGGTCTGCACGAAGGCCCATTGCCTCGAGGCCCTGGAGCAGATCACCAACAACGATCCCGGCTGCGAGCATGAGGACTGGCAGCGCTGGTGGCGCGCGAACCGGCGCAAGTCGAGGCGCGAATGGATCTTCGACGGATTCAAGGCGGCCGGTTACGTCGTCTCCGACCCGCTCGACGAGGAGTCCATTTGCGTGCTCCTTGCGGCTTCCGTGGATCGAGCGCAACATCTGCGGGATCACGCACAGGCACTGCTGGACAGGGTGCCGCCAAGCACGCTGCTTCGATGCGCCCACAGAGCCACGGAGTCCCAATCGCCGAAGCAACGTCTTGGCGGAGCGACTGCCCTAACCGTGATCGGGGGCGAGGGGACGATCGAGCGTCTGCGACTGCTGACGGCTGACAAAGACGCCATCGTGGCACGGTGCACCCTCGGTCTGCTGAACTCGGTGCTCAGGCGCGAGATGCCATCCTGTCATGAGGCCTGCCTGGTCTGGCGCGGCACGCTCCCCTTCAGGCCTGACCTTGTGCAGGCTGTTTCATCGGAGAACACCGTGCTGCTGGTGCACGCCGGTAGCAGTCGCATGCGGAACGACGCCGGGATGGTTCTCGCGTTCAACCTCGCCGAGAAGAAGCCGGCGTGGCACTACGAGCTTCCTGGCCCGCTGGCCGAGGGGACCGTGGGTTCGGGCAGCAGGATATTCCTCGCCTGCGCGGACGATTCGGTGCATTGCCTGGACGCGTCAACGGGCGCCCTGCTCTGGCAGCGTGAACGGGAGCCATCGGCGCAGCGCAAACGCCGCGTGCGGCCTCCGGCGTCCCCAGGGACGTTCACGGGCCATGTAGCGGCTACGGGGGACCGCGTGTTCCTCGCCTGCGCAGACGGCTGTGTGCGGTGTCTCGACGCGTCGAGCGGTGTCGTATTATGGGAGCGCGACAAGGAGCCCTTGACCTGTCAGACGACCCCGAGACGACCCCCCGGTTCGGGAGCGCTGGCTGCGTTGACGGAGCTCGGCGGAAGCGTGGGTGTTCTCGACGGTGGCCTCCTCTGGGCCTTCGACCAGACCAACGGGCACACGTTGTGGAGCCTGCCCGGAGAGCGGATTGAGGCGGGTCCTTTCGCCGTTAGGGATGCTCTGTACGCTCTGACAGCGAGGAACACGTTGCTTCGGATCTCTCTGACCGGTGAGGCACTGGCCGGCATTGTTGTGGGCGATCCGCACACGTTTCTTCTCCGCGACTCGTTTTGTCAGGTTGTCGTCGCAGAAGAGACAGTATGCGTTGTCACAGGCCACGATCGGGGCGAGATCGCTTGTTATTCGATTCCGTCACTGTCGAAGCTCTGGCAGCGCGAGGTGGGGCAAGTCCACGATTCCTTTCTTCTGTCGCAAGACTGTTACATCGTGAGGACCTCCTATCCGCACGCGATCCTCGCTCTCGACCGGTCGTCCGGAACGCCGCTCTGGGGCACGCAGGAACGAGCCACATTGCTGGGTCTAGTCGGTCCGCAGCAGTTGGCCGTGATCAACTCCAAGCGCAAGATTGAGCTGCGAAGCGTGCGGACCGGGGAGGTTCAGCACCTCTACAAGGAACCCGTCCTGGATGACTACCCCTGGGCTTCTGTCTGCGGCGATCTGATCGTCGCCCTCGACAAAGAAGGCCGAACGTGGTTTCTGCGACTACCGGACGCGGCTAGCGAGCCCGACGCAGGAGGACCCTCCAGCTGA
- a CDS encoding DUF2752 domain-containing protein: MDGSRRTWGIRFARLPVVWRIAGGLAAAGLVVLVSPWALHVVAHAPTVCPLRALFGIPCPGCGTTRAIFALTSGHPITSLQLNPLGMVLCVLAVLVFARYAALVPKRFFDRSCRVLVRGGLALALAAWIVTLTRRFLF, encoded by the coding sequence GTGGATGGAAGCAGAAGGACGTGGGGCATCAGGTTCGCGCGGCTGCCGGTCGTGTGGCGGATCGCCGGAGGGCTCGCGGCAGCCGGCTTGGTCGTGCTTGTCTCACCGTGGGCGCTTCACGTGGTGGCCCACGCGCCGACGGTCTGCCCATTGCGCGCGCTGTTCGGCATCCCCTGCCCCGGTTGCGGCACAACGCGGGCCATCTTTGCGCTCACCAGCGGCCACCCGATCACCTCGCTGCAGTTGAACCCGCTTGGCATGGTCCTCTGCGTGTTGGCCGTGCTCGTATTCGCGCGGTACGCCGCCCTGGTGCCGAAACGCTTCTTCGACCGGTCGTGTCGCGTGCTCGTCCGCGGCGGGTTGGCCCTGGCGCTGGCCGCCTGGATCGTGACGCTGACACGCCGCTTCCTGTTCTGA
- a CDS encoding YicC family protein, which produces MIRSMTAFGRGEHTDEHGTVLVELQSVNRKHLEIDVNLPRELSALEPQVRRRLAAAGRGKVNCTVSARLAAGETQAVEPNEPLARMVKESYQQLRDALGYDGPVAFETIARNKEVLTFRNGTADAERFWPAVEAPLDEALTRLLEMKTTEGEAIRRDFEGRLGEIVAHVDAIEQAAPAAVERFRQRVTERLRELAIELVDNGDRLVREAAILADKLDISEELMRLRSHVEQFHSYLRADDPAVGRTLEFLTQEMHRELNTMGNKSQELDITNRVVLAKSALEKIREQVRNVE; this is translated from the coding sequence GTGATCAGGAGCATGACAGCATTCGGCCGCGGTGAACACACCGACGAGCACGGCACCGTCCTCGTCGAGCTGCAGAGTGTCAACCGCAAGCACCTCGAGATCGACGTCAACCTGCCGCGCGAGCTGAGCGCGCTCGAGCCCCAGGTGCGGAGACGGCTCGCCGCCGCGGGCCGCGGCAAGGTCAACTGCACGGTGTCGGCACGGCTGGCCGCCGGCGAGACCCAAGCCGTCGAACCCAACGAGCCGCTGGCCCGGATGGTCAAGGAGAGTTACCAGCAATTGCGCGACGCGCTGGGCTATGATGGCCCGGTGGCGTTCGAGACCATCGCCCGCAACAAGGAGGTGCTCACCTTCCGCAACGGCACCGCCGACGCCGAGCGCTTCTGGCCCGCCGTCGAAGCGCCGCTCGACGAGGCGCTTACCCGGCTGCTTGAGATGAAGACGACCGAGGGCGAGGCGATCCGCCGCGACTTCGAGGGCCGCCTCGGCGAGATTGTCGCCCACGTCGACGCCATCGAGCAGGCCGCCCCAGCCGCCGTCGAGCGCTTCCGCCAGCGCGTCACCGAGCGGCTGCGCGAGCTGGCCATCGAGCTCGTCGACAACGGCGACCGCCTCGTGCGCGAGGCGGCGATTCTCGCCGACAAGCTCGACATTTCCGAGGAGCTCATGCGGCTGCGCAGCCACGTCGAGCAGTTTCACTCGTACCTACGCGCCGATGATCCCGCCGTCGGGCGCACGCTCGAGTTCCTCACCCAGGAGATGCACCGCGAGCTCAACACGATGGGCAACAAGTCACAGGAGCTCGATATCACCAACCGCGTCGTGCTCGCCAAGAGCGCCCTCGAAAAGATCCGCGAGCAGGTCCGCAACGTCGAGTAG
- a CDS encoding helix-turn-helix domain-containing protein, translated as MPFSTSMLDEHSSGEAPQPYGAQLKALREAKGLSVQQVAEATRVPADKVEAIEAGGVLHDTPLAYARGFVRIYAEYLEADAEAILGAFDALRRPLKTKLYVRNVGPMSHKDYRPGRRRGAGRAVRTVLLVVVIAAILVGAAYVYVNLDRILGLRHDEPAPGDAPGDGLSHETPLPGDAGGTTLPPGRHYEIKIVAKENVVLQSVVQDGTVAKTDEVIAAGGSYTASGQERVEITMTDAALVQVYTDGTPITEDLGTGPVTISYDSEGFHFSHEGEE; from the coding sequence ATGCCATTCTCGACCTCGATGCTCGATGAACACTCCTCGGGCGAGGCGCCGCAGCCGTACGGCGCCCAGCTCAAGGCCCTGCGCGAGGCCAAAGGGCTGTCGGTCCAACAGGTCGCCGAGGCGACACGCGTCCCGGCCGACAAAGTCGAGGCCATTGAGGCCGGCGGCGTGCTCCACGACACCCCGCTGGCCTACGCGCGCGGGTTTGTGCGCATCTATGCTGAGTACCTCGAAGCTGACGCCGAGGCGATCCTCGGCGCCTTCGACGCGTTGAGGCGCCCGCTCAAGACCAAGCTCTACGTGCGCAACGTCGGCCCGATGTCGCACAAGGACTACCGCCCCGGCCGGCGCCGCGGCGCGGGTCGCGCCGTCCGGACCGTGCTCCTTGTCGTCGTCATCGCCGCCATCCTGGTCGGCGCCGCTTACGTCTACGTCAACCTTGACCGGATCCTCGGCCTGCGTCACGACGAACCGGCGCCCGGCGATGCCCCCGGCGACGGGCTGTCACACGAGACCCCGTTGCCCGGCGATGCGGGCGGCACAACCCTCCCTCCGGGGAGGCACTACGAGATCAAGATCGTCGCCAAGGAAAACGTTGTGCTCCAGAGCGTCGTGCAGGACGGCACAGTGGCCAAGACCGACGAGGTTATCGCGGCGGGCGGCTCCTATACAGCCTCCGGGCAAGAGCGGGTCGAAATCACCATGACCGACGCCGCACTGGTGCAGGTCTACACGGACGGCACGCCGATCACCGAGGACCTCGGCACCGGCCCCGTGACGATCTCGTACGACAGCGAAGGCTTCCACTTCTCCCATGAGGGGGAGGAGTAG
- a CDS encoding histidine--tRNA ligase has product MALGPPKGTRDFYPDECRRRNWLFGLWRDAALRFGFEEYDGPVLETEELLTRKAGEEIVDQLYTFEDKGGRRVALRPEMTPTLARMIIARGSALPKPIKWFAIPQCWRYERTQRGRGREHYQFNLDVVGVPGVQAECEVLACCVAALEGMGLSHEQVQIRYSSRRLLADLMLLAGIAPEKAGAVCLMLDKRGKVPDDVVEKMLADAGLKATQVESVLGMMRLSCLAETREKLGASPSAGLDELEALGALAEAYGIARWLTFDIGVIRGLAYYTGIVFECFDVEKKFRAVFGGGRYDNLLRNLGGEDVTAVGCGFGDMVIMEVLADLRLLPEFTRELDVMVLPFGESERKTAIEVASRLRAKGERVEIALLDRKLGKALADAARAGAGRVIIVAPDELSKGLVVERDMKTGEERKVEIASI; this is encoded by the coding sequence ATGGCGCTGGGGCCGCCGAAAGGAACACGCGACTTCTATCCCGACGAGTGCCGGCGGCGCAACTGGCTCTTCGGCCTCTGGCGCGACGCCGCGTTGCGCTTCGGCTTCGAGGAGTATGACGGGCCCGTGCTCGAGACCGAGGAGCTGCTCACGCGCAAGGCGGGCGAGGAGATCGTTGACCAGCTCTACACGTTTGAGGACAAAGGCGGCCGGCGCGTCGCGTTGCGGCCCGAGATGACGCCGACGCTGGCGCGCATGATCATCGCGCGCGGCTCCGCGCTGCCCAAGCCGATCAAGTGGTTCGCCATCCCGCAGTGTTGGCGCTACGAACGCACGCAGCGCGGGCGCGGGCGCGAGCATTACCAGTTCAACCTTGACGTGGTCGGCGTGCCCGGCGTGCAGGCCGAATGCGAGGTGCTCGCCTGCTGCGTCGCCGCGCTCGAGGGGATGGGGCTTTCGCACGAGCAGGTGCAGATCCGCTACTCGAGCCGGCGGCTGCTCGCCGATCTCATGCTGCTTGCGGGGATTGCGCCCGAAAAGGCCGGCGCCGTCTGTCTCATGCTCGACAAGCGCGGCAAGGTGCCCGATGACGTCGTCGAGAAAATGCTCGCCGATGCGGGGCTCAAAGCGACCCAGGTCGAGTCCGTCCTCGGCATGATGCGGCTGAGCTGCCTGGCCGAGACGCGTGAGAAGCTCGGCGCATCGCCGTCCGCTGGGCTCGACGAGCTCGAGGCGCTCGGCGCGCTCGCCGAGGCGTACGGCATCGCGCGCTGGCTCACGTTTGACATCGGCGTCATCCGCGGGCTCGCGTACTACACGGGCATCGTGTTCGAGTGCTTCGATGTCGAGAAAAAGTTCCGAGCCGTCTTCGGCGGGGGCCGCTACGACAACCTCCTCAGAAACCTCGGCGGCGAGGACGTTACCGCTGTCGGTTGCGGCTTCGGCGACATGGTCATCATGGAAGTGCTCGCCGACCTGAGGCTCTTGCCGGAGTTCACAAGAGAACTCGACGTGATGGTGCTGCCGTTCGGCGAGAGCGAGCGCAAGACGGCCATCGAGGTTGCCTCGCGGCTTCGTGCGAAAGGCGAACGCGTCGAGATCGCCTTGCTCGACCGCAAGCTCGGGAAGGCGCTTGCCGACGCCGCCCGCGCCGGCGCCGGGCGCGTTATCATCGTCGCCCCCGACGAGCTCTCCAAAGGTCTCGTCGTCGAACGCGACATGAAGACGGGTGAGGAGCGCAAGGTGGAGATCGCGAGCATCTGA
- a CDS encoding GHKL domain-containing protein has protein sequence MAPEHTLEDVRQYLQRVTRVERIVLPVKLAVILLAFSVLVLGIGQLAGPVSPTQQTFVRRIGSLRLQLGMYTIGNVIFWFFLFVLGRKIKHYAFVKTTGFLLVVIDMVFVSALIWLLPGPQQALFWLYCLVLVHAVLLFPDAVTMGVLTLISIGLYGAAALWQSTIIELPGSHVAESLDRESQRPITVLHFVILGLVGGGCYGGNFLIRNRLRALVEEQERVIREEKLNLAAIMATSIAHELKNPLAVMNNAAFILRRNEAQFEPKLRRQIEIIASEIQRSDKIIMDLLGYAKLAGGKILSISVNQILDEAIEDLQNEMAARKIVVTKAYERQLPPLLIDPAQLRTLVSNLLLNACEAIDSLGKITVATAYSDDGAIEMTIADTGKGIAEEELAKVFNSFYTTKEAGTGLGLSIVESIAKAYGGTVAVESRPGVGTQFTVRLPTRTVRERQ, from the coding sequence ATGGCACCTGAACACACACTCGAGGACGTCCGTCAGTACCTGCAGCGCGTGACGCGCGTCGAGCGCATCGTGTTGCCCGTCAAGCTCGCGGTGATCCTGCTGGCCTTTAGCGTGCTGGTGTTGGGGATCGGCCAGCTTGCTGGCCCGGTTAGCCCTACCCAGCAGACGTTTGTCCGAAGGATCGGGAGCCTTCGGCTTCAGCTCGGCATGTACACCATCGGCAACGTCATCTTCTGGTTCTTCCTCTTCGTGCTCGGCCGCAAGATCAAGCACTACGCGTTTGTCAAAACGACGGGCTTCCTGCTCGTCGTCATCGACATGGTCTTCGTCTCGGCCCTGATCTGGCTGCTGCCTGGACCCCAACAGGCGCTGTTCTGGCTCTACTGCCTGGTCCTCGTCCACGCCGTGCTCCTGTTCCCCGACGCGGTGACCATGGGCGTGTTGACGCTGATCTCGATCGGCCTCTACGGCGCCGCAGCCTTGTGGCAGTCGACGATCATCGAGCTGCCCGGCTCGCACGTCGCCGAATCGCTCGACCGCGAGAGCCAGCGCCCCATCACCGTTCTGCATTTTGTCATTCTCGGGCTTGTGGGCGGTGGCTGCTATGGCGGTAACTTCCTGATTCGCAATCGCTTACGCGCACTGGTCGAGGAACAGGAACGGGTGATCCGCGAGGAGAAACTCAACCTGGCCGCCATCATGGCCACCAGCATCGCGCACGAGCTGAAGAACCCCCTCGCCGTGATGAACAACGCCGCCTTCATCCTGAGGCGCAACGAGGCGCAGTTCGAACCCAAGCTCCGCAGACAGATCGAGATTATCGCCTCCGAGATCCAGCGCTCGGACAAGATCATAATGGACCTGCTCGGCTACGCCAAGCTGGCAGGAGGCAAGATCCTCAGCATCAGCGTCAACCAGATCCTTGACGAGGCGATCGAGGATCTCCAGAATGAGATGGCTGCTCGAAAGATCGTTGTCACCAAGGCCTATGAGCGGCAATTGCCGCCCCTGCTTATTGATCCTGCACAATTGCGCACCCTTGTGTCTAACCTGCTTCTGAATGCTTGCGAAGCGATCGATTCCCTTGGTAAGATCACGGTGGCGACCGCCTACAGTGACGATGGGGCCATCGAGATGACGATCGCGGATACCGGCAAGGGGATCGCCGAGGAGGAGCTCGCAAAGGTGTTCAACTCGTTCTACACGACCAAGGAGGCCGGGACGGGCCTTGGCCTGAGCATCGTCGAGAGCATCGCAAAGGCGTACGGCGGCACCGTTGCGGTCGAGAGTCGGCCTGGTGTGGGAACCCAATTCACAGTCCGGTTACCGACCCGAACCGTGCGCGAGCGCCAGTAG
- a CDS encoding class I mannose-6-phosphate isomerase produces the protein MDKYPLLFDPILKERVWGGRALETRFGRYLPRGKRIGESWDLVDRPSESSVVRNGPLAGRALRDLCVEFGRELLGRNAPQADRFPLIVKLLDANQPLSVQVHPTARYVAQHPEADAPKSEAWYVVDAPPEAAADRHDAVSPQAAIIYGLKPGVTVADLAAALTSGEIEPILQTVGVEPGHFYYLPAGLIHALLPGSLIVEIQQNSDTTFRLHDWGRVGLDGKPRTLHVAEGLEAAAGLLADPTIGRFVELGKGPVVPRVERTTGLICPSFQIEKLVLDGGEVALPLDPASFTVLIVVEGTVSVSCQEGAAVETMVREGETTLVPAGLSVARCRSEAGAGLIRTILPRLQ, from the coding sequence GTGGACAAGTACCCGCTTCTGTTCGACCCGATCCTCAAGGAGCGCGTCTGGGGTGGGCGAGCCCTCGAGACTCGCTTTGGGCGGTATCTCCCCCGAGGCAAGAGGATCGGCGAGTCATGGGATCTCGTGGACCGCCCGTCCGAAAGCTCCGTCGTGCGCAACGGGCCCCTGGCAGGGCGCGCGCTCCGTGACCTCTGCGTGGAGTTCGGCCGGGAGCTCCTCGGCCGGAATGCCCCACAGGCCGACAGATTCCCCCTGATCGTCAAGCTGCTCGACGCAAACCAACCGCTCAGCGTCCAGGTCCATCCGACGGCGCGCTATGTCGCACAACACCCGGAAGCCGATGCGCCCAAGAGCGAGGCCTGGTATGTGGTGGATGCTCCTCCCGAGGCGGCTGCCGACCGCCACGATGCGGTCTCACCGCAGGCAGCGATCATATACGGCCTGAAGCCCGGAGTGACCGTCGCTGACCTGGCGGCCGCGTTGACATCCGGCGAGATCGAACCCATCCTACAGACGGTCGGTGTCGAACCGGGGCACTTCTACTATCTCCCCGCAGGCCTCATCCACGCATTGCTCCCTGGGAGCCTGATCGTTGAAATCCAGCAGAACTCGGACACCACTTTCCGGCTGCACGACTGGGGGCGTGTAGGCCTGGACGGCAAGCCGCGCACCCTGCATGTTGCCGAGGGTCTTGAGGCGGCCGCCGGGCTGCTGGCTGATCCCACCATCGGCCGGTTCGTCGAACTGGGGAAGGGACCGGTTGTCCCGCGCGTCGAACGGACCACGGGTCTGATATGCCCGTCGTTTCAGATTGAGAAGCTCGTTCTGGACGGGGGCGAGGTCGCTCTCCCGCTCGATCCGGCGTCGTTTACCGTGCTCATCGTCGTCGAAGGGACGGTGTCCGTCTCATGCCAGGAAGGCGCCGCGGTCGAAACGATGGTCAGGGAAGGGGAGACCACGCTTGTGCCGGCGGGGCTCTCGGTTGCCCGCTGCCGTTCCGAGGCAGGAGCCGGTCTGATCAGGACGATTCTTCCTCGTCTTCAATAG
- a CDS encoding MBL fold metallo-hydrolase, giving the protein MKLRWLGHSAWLITASDGTKIVFDPFEAGAYDGGIGYPPINETADIVLISHTQHPDHSGASAVKGNPKTFAVAGAHTAKRITITGLDTFHDDAKGKQRGKNVVFTLEVDGVRVTHCGDLGYEPSDAQYDAAKGTNVLLIPVGGFFTIDAKTATQIVQRLKPNVCLPMHYKNAMCGFPIAPVTDFTRGKSPVEQKPNEMEITKVTLPPPTSYWVPALPRK; this is encoded by the coding sequence ATGAAGCTCAGATGGCTTGGACATTCGGCGTGGTTGATTACGGCAAGCGACGGCACAAAGATCGTGTTCGACCCGTTCGAGGCGGGCGCGTACGACGGTGGGATCGGGTACCCGCCGATCAACGAGACGGCCGACATCGTTCTCATAAGCCACACCCAGCATCCCGACCACAGCGGGGCAAGCGCCGTCAAAGGCAACCCCAAGACGTTCGCGGTCGCCGGCGCGCACACCGCCAAGAGGATCACGATCACGGGCCTCGACACGTTCCACGACGACGCCAAGGGCAAGCAGCGCGGCAAGAACGTCGTCTTCACCCTCGAAGTTGACGGCGTCAGGGTCACCCATTGCGGCGACCTGGGCTACGAGCCGAGCGATGCGCAGTACGACGCGGCCAAAGGGACGAACGTCCTCCTCATCCCCGTCGGCGGCTTCTTCACCATCGACGCGAAGACGGCCACACAGATCGTTCAGCGCCTCAAGCCGAACGTCTGCCTCCCCATGCACTACAAGAACGCGATGTGCGGCTTCCCGATCGCGCCCGTGACCGACTTCACGCGCGGCAAATCGCCCGTCGAGCAGAAGCCCAACGAGATGGAGATCACCAAGGTCACGCTTCCGCCACCGACGAGCTACTGGGTCCCCGCCCTGCCGCGGAAGTAG
- a CDS encoding sigma-54-dependent Fis family transcriptional regulator, whose translation MSNERILIVDDEANMRESLREILGDEGYDCVLAGDGISALNSFDETVRLVITDAKMPGMDGFELIKELHQRDPDLPVVMITAYGSMELAIKAMRAGAYDYITKPFDPERVLHDVRHIVDHYRTTKENIRLKKRLAEEFDVTQIVGDSPQIREIIEVVRRVASTPSSVLIVGQSGTGKELVAKGLHYLGDRASQPFVVVNCAAIPDTLLESELFGHKKGAFTDAVADKKGRFEEADGGTIFLDEIGDMSLPLQSKMLRVLQEREFTRIGETKTRRVNVRIVTATNKNLGEAIQKGEFREDLYFRINVINIRMPSLRERSSDIPKLVEHFIKRYNYSIGKKIKGISPDAMETLMGYHWPGNIRELENLIERAVIFADGDILDAGVVKQNLLHWQRPTGGIEGFLDQYGNYKDAVDAFERALIKRAFDWSKGHFSNAAKHLGLSRHALRYQMSKLGLQTEEFSPWSMRSEDSDKDGGAFSDESIEDEEESS comes from the coding sequence ATGTCGAACGAACGAATCCTCATCGTCGACGACGAAGCCAACATGCGAGAGTCGCTGCGCGAGATTCTGGGCGACGAGGGCTACGACTGTGTCCTTGCCGGCGACGGCATCAGTGCGCTCAACTCGTTCGACGAGACGGTGCGACTGGTCATCACCGATGCCAAAATGCCCGGCATGGACGGGTTCGAGCTCATCAAGGAGCTGCACCAGCGCGATCCGGACCTGCCGGTGGTCATGATCACGGCGTACGGTTCGATGGAGTTGGCGATCAAAGCGATGCGCGCCGGCGCCTACGACTACATCACCAAGCCGTTTGATCCCGAGCGCGTCCTGCATGACGTCCGGCACATCGTCGATCATTACCGCACGACCAAGGAGAACATCCGGCTCAAGAAGCGCCTGGCCGAGGAGTTCGATGTCACCCAGATCGTTGGCGACAGCCCGCAGATCAGGGAGATCATCGAGGTTGTCCGGCGGGTGGCCTCCACGCCGTCGAGCGTGCTCATCGTCGGCCAGAGCGGCACGGGCAAGGAACTGGTAGCCAAAGGGCTCCATTACCTCGGGGATCGGGCCAGCCAGCCGTTTGTGGTCGTCAACTGCGCTGCAATCCCGGATACATTGCTCGAATCCGAGCTTTTCGGCCACAAGAAGGGGGCGTTCACCGACGCGGTGGCCGACAAGAAGGGCCGCTTCGAGGAGGCCGACGGCGGCACGATCTTTCTCGACGAGATCGGCGACATGAGCCTTCCGCTCCAGTCCAAGATGCTCCGCGTGCTCCAGGAGCGCGAGTTCACCCGTATCGGCGAGACCAAGACGCGCCGCGTCAACGTCCGCATCGTCACGGCGACCAACAAGAACCTGGGCGAGGCGATTCAGAAGGGGGAATTCCGCGAGGACCTCTACTTCCGCATCAACGTGATCAATATCCGGATGCCGTCGCTGCGCGAGCGTTCCTCGGACATCCCGAAGCTCGTGGAGCATTTCATCAAGCGCTACAACTACTCGATTGGGAAGAAGATCAAGGGCATCAGCCCGGACGCGATGGAGACCCTCATGGGCTACCATTGGCCGGGCAATATCCGCGAGCTCGAGAACCTCATCGAGCGCGCCGTGATCTTTGCCGACGGCGACATCCTCGATGCCGGCGTGGTCAAGCAGAACCTGCTCCACTGGCAGCGGCCCACCGGCGGCATCGAGGGCTTCCTGGACCAGTATGGCAACTACAAGGACGCCGTGGACGCCTTCGAACGGGCGCTCATCAAGCGCGCCTTCGACTGGAGCAAGGGCCACTTCTCGAACGCCGCCAAGCACCTCGGCCTGTCCCGCCACGCGCTCCGCTACCAGATGAGCAAACTCGGCCTCCAGACCGAGGAGTTCAGCCCGTGGTCCATGCGAAGCGAGGATTCGGACAAGGATGGCGGCGCGTTCTCGGACGAGTCTATTGAAGACGAGGAAGAATCGTCCTGA
- a CDS encoding chemotaxis protein CheX, whose protein sequence is MPIGQTVDVRYVNPFVASAMNAVLTLCKVEMQRGVPYVKDPAQPRDYDVSGGIALTGRLTGVVSINFTRNVICSLATKILGEPVSTINHVVCDLVGEMANIVAGTAKQYMPEEEDFKISLPTVVSGRFQSHSYPPGVPCIVVPFKTAPGEFTIEVAIRVTQKN, encoded by the coding sequence ATGCCAATCGGACAGACCGTTGACGTCAGATACGTCAATCCCTTCGTGGCCAGCGCCATGAACGCGGTTCTCACCTTGTGCAAGGTCGAGATGCAGCGCGGGGTGCCGTATGTGAAAGACCCCGCACAACCGCGCGACTACGACGTCTCCGGCGGGATCGCCCTGACGGGCCGACTCACGGGCGTGGTGAGCATCAACTTCACGCGTAACGTGATCTGCTCGCTCGCCACAAAGATCCTGGGCGAACCCGTCTCGACGATCAACCATGTCGTCTGTGACCTCGTTGGCGAGATGGCCAACATCGTTGCCGGTACGGCCAAGCAGTACATGCCGGAGGAGGAGGACTTCAAGATCTCGCTGCCGACGGTTGTCTCAGGCCGTTTCCAGTCGCACAGCTACCCGCCCGGGGTCCCCTGCATCGTTGTGCCGTTCAAGACCGCGCCCGGCGAATTCACGATCGAGGTGGCCATCCGCGTCACTCAGAAGAACTAG